The following proteins come from a genomic window of Acomys russatus chromosome 17, mAcoRus1.1, whole genome shotgun sequence:
- the Amigo2 gene encoding amphoterin-induced protein 2, translating to MSLRFHTLPTLPGAVRPGCRELLCLLVIAVMVSPSASGMCPTACICATDVVSCTNKNLSKVPGSLFRLIRRLDLSYNRIGLLEADWIPVSFVKLSTLIIRQNNITSISTGSFSSLPNLKCLDLSSNRLKSVKSGTFQGLELLEVLLLYNNHMSSLDPAAFGGLSRLQKLYLSGNSLTQFPMDLYVGRFKLADLTFLDVSYNRIPSIPVHHINLVPSKQLRGIYLHGNPFVCDCALHSLLTFWYRRHFSSVMDFKDDYTCRLWLDSRHSHQLSLLQDSFLNCSYSVINGSFHALGFIHEAQVGERTVVHCDSKAGNGNTDFVWVGPDNRLLEPDKDTGNFRVFYNGSLVIENPGFEDAGVYSCIAMNRQRLLNETVDIMINVSNFTINRSHAHEAFNTAFTTLAACVASIVLVLLYLYLTPCPCKCRAKRHKNMLQNQSSARAHSSILSPGLTSDGSAEEPKAGKRVVFLEPLKDAAAGQNGKVKLFPSETVIAEGILKSTRAKSDSDSANSVFSDTPFVAST from the coding sequence ATGTCGTTAAGGTTCCACACACTGCCCACCCTGCCAGGAGCTGTCAGACCGGGTTGCAGAGAGCTGCTGTGTTTGTTGGTCATCGCCGTGATGGTGAGCCCTAGTGCCTCAGGGATGTGCCCCACTGCTTGCATCTGCGCCACCGACGTTGTCAGCTGCACCAACAAAAACCTGTCAAAGGTGCCTGGGAGCCTCTTCAGACTGATCCGAAGACTGGATCTGAGCTATAACAGGATCGGACTTCTAGAAGCCGACTGGATCCCGGTGTCGTTCGTCAAGCTGAGCACCCTGATTATCCGGCAGAACAACATCACCAGCATCTCCACTGGCAGCTTCTCGTCTCTTCCAAATTTAAAGTGTCTTGACCTGTCATCCAACAGGCTGAAGTCGGTGAAGAGTGGCACGTTCCAAGGGCTGGAGCTTCTGGAAGTGCTGCTGCTTTACAACAACCATATGTCATCTCTGGACCCGGCAGCGTTCGGAGGGCTCTCCCGCTTGCAGAAACTCTACTTGAGTGGCAACTCCCTCACGCAGTTTCCTATGGATTTGTACGTTGGGAGGTTCAAGCTGGCCGATCTGACATTTTTAGATGTTTCCTATAACCGAATTCCTTCCATACCAGTGCACCATATAAACTTAGTGCCGAGCAAACAGCTCAGGGGCATCTACCTCCACGGGAACCCGTTCGTCTGTGACTGCGCGCTGCACTCACTGCTAACCTTCTGGTACCGTCGGCACTTTAGCTCAGTGATGGATTTTAAGGATGACTACACCTGTCGCCTGTGGTTGGACTCCAGGCACTCCCACCAGCTGTCCCTGCTCCAGGACAGTTTTCTGAACTGTTCTTACAGCGTCATCAATGGCTCCTTCCACGCGCTCGGCTTTATTCACGAGGCTCAGGTTGGGGAAAGGACGGTTGTCCACTGTGACAGCAAGGCTGGGAACGGGAATACCGACTTCGTGTGGGTTGGTCCCGACAACAGACTGCTAGAGCCAGACAAAGACACGGGGAACTTCCGTGTGTTCTACAACGGAAGTCTGGTCATCGAGAACCCTGGTTTTGAGGATGCTGGGGTTTATTCCTGTATTGCGATGAATAGGCAGCGTCTGTTAAATGAAACTGTGGATATCATGATAAATGTGAGCAATTTCACCATAAACAGATCCCACGCCCATGAGGCATTTAACACGGCTTTTACCACCCTCGCTGCCTGCGTGGCCAGTATAGTCCTGGTACTGTTGTATCTGTACCTGACACCGTGCCCGTGCAAATGTAGAGCCAAGCGACATAAAAATATGCTTCAGAACCAAAGCAGTGCCCGTGCCCACTCATCCATTCTTAGTCCCGGCCTTACTAGCGATGGCTCTGCTGAGGAACCGAAGGCAGGTAAAAGAGTGGTGTTTTTGGAGCCCCTGAAGGATGCCGCAGCTGGACAGAATGGAAAAGTCAAGCTTTTCCCCAGTGAGACCGTTATAGCCGAGGGCATCCTAAAGTCCACAAGGGCAAAATCTGACTCAGACTCAGCAAATTCTGTGTTCTCAGACACGCCCTTTGTGGCATCCACTTAG